The Quercus robur chromosome 7, dhQueRobu3.1, whole genome shotgun sequence genome has a segment encoding these proteins:
- the LOC126693251 gene encoding probable E3 ubiquitin-protein ligase RHC1A: MSSGRNTHWCYRCSRPVRLRGRDGACPSCNGGFVQELDDMMRVSPFDLFGPDIDEDRDRSLGLMEAFSAFMRQRLADRSRGHDIRARSDAVPEHAPGFGPLLIFGGQIPIRLSGNGGVEALFNGTPGIGLTRGNAGDYFIGPGLEELFEQLSANDRRGPPPASRSSIDAMPTIKITQKHLRSDSHCPVCKDKFEMGSEARQMPCNHMYHTDCIVPWLVQHNSCPVCRQELPPQGSSSGRSSNSRSRSNNYSGNADGRENSRETQGRRNPFSYLWPFRSSTSSSNHNGAAGSSSPTIHENNEMGYSGWPFDY, translated from the coding sequence ATGTCAAGTGGCAGAAACACCCATTGGTGTTACCGCTGCAGCCGGCCAGTTCGACTGCGCGGACGAGATGGAGCCTGCCCCAGCTGTAATGGAGGAtttgttcaagaacttgatgatatGATGCGTGTCAGCCCATTTGATTTATTTGGACCGGACATTGATGAAGATCGCGATAGGAGTTTAGGGCTTATGGAAGCTTTCTCAGCTTTTATGAGGCAGCGATTGGCAGACAGAAGCCGTGGACATGATATCAGGGCAAGATCAGATGCAGTTCCGGAACATGCTCCTGGTTTTGGTCCTTTGCTGATCTTTGGTGGCCAAATTCCTATTAGGTTGTCTGGAAATGGTGGAGTTGAAGCTCTTTTCAATGGAACTCCTGGGATTGGTCTTACACGGGGTAATGCTGGTGACTATTTCATAGGTCCTGGACTGGAAGAGCTGTTTGAACAGCTTTCGGCTAATGATCGGCGAGGCCCTCCCCCAGCATCTAGATCTTCAATTGATGCAATGCCAACTATTAAGATCACACAGAAGCATCTTCGTTCCGATTCACACTGTCCTGTTTGCAAAGATAAATTTGAGATGGGGTCTGAAGCAAGGCAAATGCCGTGTAATCATATGTATCACACAGATTGTATTGTCCCATGGCTAGTCCAGCACAACTCATGCCCTGTATGCCGCCAAGAACTGCCACCACAAGGATCGAGTAGTGGCCGTAGCTCAAATAGTCGAAGTAGAAGCAACAACTATAGTGGTAATGCCGATGGAAGGGAAAATAGTAGGGAGACTCAAGGAAGAAGGAACCCATTCTCTTATTTGTGGCCATTCCGCTCATCTACTTCTAGCTCTAATCATAATGGAGCTGCTGGAAGCAGCTCTCCGACTATCCATGAAAACAACGAGATGGGTTATTCAGGATGGCCTTTTGACTATTAG